Below is a genomic region from Microbacterium galbinum.
CGGCCAGGCCCTTGGCGATGCGTCCGCCGAGGGTCTCCTTGCGCCGCGCCGCACCGAGGCCCGCGGCGAGCGAGTCGCCGAGCACGAGGAGTTCGATCGGCTCACCGTCGAGCGAGCGTCGCCAGATGCGGTCCGCATCCAGCGAGTCCTCGCCCAGCGGCTTGCCGATCCGGCGCCGAGCGATCGCCGCCTGGCGCGTGAGGAGAACCCGCCCGCCGACCGCGAAGCCCGCGGTCAGGGCGGTGGCGCCGAGGAGGATGGGGAGGCGTGTTCGTCCCATGCCCCGATTCGACCTCGGTGACGTGAACGCCGCGTGAACGCGGGCGCGGAGCCGACCGTCAGGCGAGCGGCTTGCGCTCCAGCGAGGCCGCCCCGGCCGACACCGTCGCGAACGAGGTGAAGCCGTCGGCGGACGCCCGCTCGAGCAGCGCCTTGAGGTTCTTCGGGCGACGCTCGAGACGCACGCGCGCGCCCTCGGCGATCAGTGCGGTCTTGTGCGCGAGAAGTTCGGCGACCGGGACGTCGGCGTCGTGCACCAGCACGATCGCCTCCTCACGGTCGTCGCCGCCAGCCGTCACGAGGTCGACGAGGCGCTCGAACCCGAGCGAGAAGCCCACCGCCGGCACCTGCTGCCCGAGGAAGCGACCGATCATGCCGTCGTAGCGACCGCCACCGCCCAGCGAATAGCTGACGGAGGGGTGTGCGAGCTCGAAGATCGTGCCGGTGTAATAGCCCATGCCGCGCACGAGGAACGGATCGAACACGAGCGGGATGCCGGCGGCATCCGTCGCCTCGGACGCGCGGCCGACCGCGACGGCCTCGCCGATGCTCACCAGGTGATCGACGATCTCGTCGGGGGCGTCCGCGGGCAGCGCCTTGCGGATCTGGGCCTCCCCGTAGGGCAGGTACTCGCGGGTCTGCGGGCGACGCAGGAATGCCTCGAACGCGTCGACGGCGCCCGGGGTCGCGGCCCGCTCGCGCAGTTCGGCGGCGACGCCGTCGGGTCCGATCTTGTCGAGCTTGTCGATCGTGATGAGCACGCCGGGACGCTCGTCCGCGGCGAAACCGAAGCTCTCGAGCATCCAGTCGAGCACGCGACGGTCGTTGATGCGCACCGTCGCGCCGTCCAGTCCCAGAGCGTCGACGGCATCGAGCGAGGCGACCATGAGCTCGGCCTCGGCACGCGAGGAGTCGTCGCCCATGATGTCGATGTCGCACTGCACGAACTGGCGGTAGCGCCCCTTCTGGGGACGCTCGGCCCGCCAGACCGCGCCGATCTGGATCGAGCGGAAGACCGCGGGGAGCTGCGCCCGGTTGCTCGCGTAGAAGCGCGCGAGCGGCACGGTCAGGTCGTAGCGCAGCCCGAGGTCGGACAGCGCGGCGGGGTCGTCGGCGGCCGCGCGGATGGCATCGGCGTCGAGTCCGCGGCGCAGCACGTTGTAGGCGAGCTTCTCGTTGTCGCCGCCGATGCCGGCGTGCAGACGCGCGTACTCCTCGACGACGGGCGTCTCGATCTCGTCGAATCCGTGCGCCCGGTAGCGCTCGCGGATGACGGAGAGCACGCGCTCACGGCGGGCCTTGTCGGCGGGGAGGATGTCGCGCATGCCGCGCGGCGGGTTCACAGTAGCCACGACTCCATCTTTCCAGGTCTGCTGCGAGGCCTGGGACGCGTCGACGGGCTCAGCGACCCCGGGGCGACTCAGCGACCCCGGAGCGGCTCAGCGACCCAGCGCCGCTCAGCCCTCGGCGGACCGTACGTCCTGCTGGAGGACGCGGAGCCGTTCGCGCAGCGCCCGCTCGGCGTCCCACCCCTCGGCGCGTGCGCGCCCCACGAGGGCGAGGAGAGCCTCTCCGAGTTCGGCCTCGCTCGACGGACCGTCGGCCACCGGCGCATCGATGCCCGCGCCGGCCGCGCGACCGGCGAGCTTCTGCGCGAGCGCCAGCGCCGGCATCCCCCGGGGCACCCCGTCGAGCACGCTCGTGCGCGTGCGCTTCTCGGCCGCCTTCGCGGCGTTCCAGTGCACGAGCACCTCTTCGGGGGTGGTCGCGGTCTCGCCCGCGAAGACGTGCGGATGCCGCCGCACCATCTTCTCGGTGAGGGTGTCGGCCACGTCGTCGATGTCGAAGGGGTCGTCGGGGTCCTGCGCCGCGATCGCGGCGTGGAAGAGCACCTGCCACAGCAGGTCTCCGAGCTCCTCGCGCAGGTCGTCGCGCGTGCCTCTCTCGACCGCGTCGATCACCTCGTGGGACTCCTCGATGAGGTACGGCACGAGGTCGTGGTGTGTGATCCGCTGCGACCACACGCAGCGCTCGCGCACGGCGCGCATGGTGTCTGCCGCCGCGCGGAGGGAATCGCGGGGAGATCCGTCGCCGTGGTCCGAGGCCTGCGCGGTCATGGATTCTCCTTCACTCGGTGCGGCCTCTCGGGTGTCAGGACGACGCCGCTGCGATCCGACGATAGTGCCGCGCTCGCGCCGACACGACCACCCCCGAGAAGAGGAGCGAAAGGAGGGACCCCACCAGGACGCCGAGGATCGCCTGGTCGCGGATGCCGTCGTCGGAAGCGAACGCGAGGTTCGCGAGCAACAGCGAGACCGTGAAGCCGATGCCGCCGAGGGCGCCGGCGGCCAGGATGTCGGGCAGTACCAGCGCGGGCGCCGTCCCGCGCGGCCGGATGCGCATCGCGAGCCACCCGAACAGACCGATGCCGACGAGTTTGCCGATCGGCAGGGCGACCACGATCGCCCAGAATGCCGGGGACAGCTGCGTCGGGGAGACGGCGGGGATCACCACGAACGCGGCGACGAACGCGAACAGCGGGAGGATCGCGCCGTTGACCGTGGGCTCGAGCGCATGACGAGAACGTCCGGCGGGGGTCGGCGCCATCACCAGGCCCAGCATCACCCCGGCGATCGTGGCGTGGATGCCGGAGGCCGCGACCAGGCCCCAGCAGAGGATGCCGATCAGCACCATGAGCACGGCGATGCCCGCGTGCCCGGTCGCACCGAGCCACCTGCTCAGCACCCAGAAGACCGCGACCGCGACGACCGCCGCGGCGAGCAGCACCCACTGCACGTCGTGGGCGAACAGCACCGCGATGAAGACGATGCCGATGATGTCGTCGAGGATCGCGAGGGCGAGCAGGAACACCCGCACGGTCGACGGCAGGCCCCGTCCGAACATCGCCAGCACTCCGAGCGCGAACGCGATGTCGGTGGCCGTGGGGATCGGCCAGCCGGATGCCGTCGCTCCGTCACCCGCGATCAGCAGGTAGATCGCGATCGGCACGAGCACTCCGCCCGTCGCCGCGATGGCGGGCTGGAGGGCCTTGCGGGGCGAGTCGAGCTCGCCATGGGTGAGCTCGTGCCGCAGCTCGATCGCTACCACGAAGAAGAAGACGGCGAGCAGACCGTCCGACACCCAGTGCGCGAGGGAGAGGTCGAGGCTCGTGCCCGGCACCGCGAGATGCACGTCGAGCGCCGCGGCGATCGGATCGTGCGTCGGCAGATTCGCGAGAAGGAGGCCGAGCCCCGCTGCCACCAGCAGGAGGACGGCCGGGAACTGCTGCCCGCGGAGGGGGTTCACCGAGATGCGCATCCCCCTCATGCTAGGCGGCGCACCGGTGTCGCACGCCGTCATGCGTGCGGAGCACCCCCGTCGACCGGGATACGCTCGACGGGTGACCCCCGAACACGTCTTCACCGAGCCCACCAACACCGAAGCCATCCGCGTCATCGGGCGCTTCGAGGCAGGCCAGGGCATACCCGACGCGATGCGCTCCGACGTGCGCATGCTGGGTGGGCTCCTCGGACAGGTGCTGCGCGAGGCGGGCGGCGACGACCTGTTCGACGACGTCGAGCGACTGCGTCTGGCGACCATCCAGGCGTACGAGGACTCGACCTCGGATGCCTTCGAGCGGGCCTCGGCGATCGCCGAGTCGTTCACGATCGCCCGCGCCGACGAGGTCGCCCGCGCCTTCACCTGCTACTTCCACCTCGTGAACCTCGCCGAGGAGCACCAGCGCGTGCGCGTGCTGCGCGAACGCGCTGGTCAGCCCGGCCGCGAGGATGCCGCCGACACCGTCGCGACCGCCTACGCGCGTCTGCGCACCGAGGTCGGCGACGAGGAGGCGCGCCGTCGCCTGGCGGGTCTCCGCTTCCACCCCGTCTTCACGGCCCACCCGACCGAGGCTCGCCGCCGCGCCGTCTCGTCGAGCATCCGCCGTCTCTCCGACCTGCTGACGCAGCACGATGCGGCGAGCGCGGGCGGGGCCGAGCAGCACCGCGCCCGTCGCCGCATGCTCGAGGAGATCGACACCCTGTGGCGCACCGCGCCGCTGCGTTCGCAGAAGCCGTCTCCGACCGACGAGGTGCGCACGGTCATGGGTGTCTTCGACGAGACCCTCTTCACGACGGTCCCCCACGTCTACCGTCGCATCGACGACGCCCTCCGCGGCGAGGAGTCCGGCGCCAGCGCACCGGTCGTCCCGGCGTTCG
It encodes:
- the hisS gene encoding histidine--tRNA ligase, yielding MRDILPADKARRERVLSVIRERYRAHGFDEIETPVVEEYARLHAGIGGDNEKLAYNVLRRGLDADAIRAAADDPAALSDLGLRYDLTVPLARFYASNRAQLPAVFRSIQIGAVWRAERPQKGRYRQFVQCDIDIMGDDSSRAEAELMVASLDAVDALGLDGATVRINDRRVLDWMLESFGFAADERPGVLITIDKLDKIGPDGVAAELRERAATPGAVDAFEAFLRRPQTREYLPYGEAQIRKALPADAPDEIVDHLVSIGEAVAVGRASEATDAAGIPLVFDPFLVRGMGYYTGTIFELAHPSVSYSLGGGGRYDGMIGRFLGQQVPAVGFSLGFERLVDLVTAGGDDREEAIVLVHDADVPVAELLAHKTALIAEGARVRLERRPKNLKALLERASADGFTSFATVSAGAASLERKPLA
- a CDS encoding MazG family protein; protein product: MTAQASDHGDGSPRDSLRAAADTMRAVRERCVWSQRITHHDLVPYLIEESHEVIDAVERGTRDDLREELGDLLWQVLFHAAIAAQDPDDPFDIDDVADTLTEKMVRRHPHVFAGETATTPEEVLVHWNAAKAAEKRTRTSVLDGVPRGMPALALAQKLAGRAAGAGIDAPVADGPSSEAELGEALLALVGRARAEGWDAERALRERLRVLQQDVRSAEG
- a CDS encoding Na+/H+ antiporter NhaA, encoding MRISVNPLRGQQFPAVLLLVAAGLGLLLANLPTHDPIAAALDVHLAVPGTSLDLSLAHWVSDGLLAVFFFVVAIELRHELTHGELDSPRKALQPAIAATGGVLVPIAIYLLIAGDGATASGWPIPTATDIAFALGVLAMFGRGLPSTVRVFLLALAILDDIIGIVFIAVLFAHDVQWVLLAAAVVAVAVFWVLSRWLGATGHAGIAVLMVLIGILCWGLVAASGIHATIAGVMLGLVMAPTPAGRSRHALEPTVNGAILPLFAFVAAFVVIPAVSPTQLSPAFWAIVVALPIGKLVGIGLFGWLAMRIRPRGTAPALVLPDILAAGALGGIGFTVSLLLANLAFASDDGIRDQAILGVLVGSLLSLLFSGVVVSARARHYRRIAAASS